One Phyllostomus discolor isolate MPI-MPIP mPhyDis1 chromosome 10, mPhyDis1.pri.v3, whole genome shotgun sequence genomic window carries:
- the LOC114507469 gene encoding LOW QUALITY PROTEIN: GTPase IMAP family member 1-like (The sequence of the model RefSeq protein was modified relative to this genomic sequence to represent the inferred CDS: inserted 1 base in 1 codon; deleted 2 bases in 1 codon), which yields MEIRKLAQDGENACGSEDSTRDWQERKLRLILAGRTGAGKSATGNSILGQRXFLSRLAATSATRTCEVVSCRRGRWHMEIMDTPDLFSSQVPKTDPGFQERTRCYLLSAPGPHAVILVTQLGCFTEQDQQALSELKDLFGDSVMARTIMLFMHKENLEGGSLQEFVQNTHNRALRKLVAKCRGGVCAFNNWAVGTEQEAQVQKLLEYLVGDNPPPTFTNKVYSLVQKLASEDEEEQGRRVAEKMIRALLLGALVKVWLLLTRHQPEAQVGPE from the exons ATGGAAATACGGAAGCTGGCACAAGATGGGGAAAATGCCTGCG GTTCCGAAGACAGCACGCGGGACTGGCAGGAGCGCAAGCTGAGGCTCATCCTGGCAGGGAGGACCGGGGCGGGGAAGAGTGCCACTGGGAACAGCATCCTGGGCCAGA TCTTCCTCTCCAGGCTGGCAGCCACCTCAGCGACCAGAACCTGCGAGGTGGTGAGCTGCAGGCGGGGTCGGTGGCACATGGAAATCATGGACACCCCAGACCTTTTCAGCTCCCAAGTCCCCAAGACAGATCCAGGATTCCAGGAGCGGACGCGCTGCTACCTGCTGTCGGCACCAGGGCCCCACGCAGTgatcctggtgactcagttgGGCTGCTTCACAGAGCAGGACCAGCAGGCCTTGAGCGAACTCAAGGACCTGTTCGGGGACAGCGTGATGGCACGCACCATCATGCTTTTCATGCACAAGGAGAACCTGGAGGGGGGCTCCTTGCAGGAGTTTGTGCAAAACACGCACAACCGTGCACTGCGGAAGTTAGTGGCCAAGTGCAGGGGCGGAGTGTGCGCCTTCAACAACTGGGCggtgggcacagagcaggaagCCCAGGTGCAGAAGCTGCTGGAGTACCTGGTGGGGGACAACCCCCCCCCAACT TTCACCAACAAAGTGTACAGCCTGGTGCAGAAACTGGCtagtgaggatgaggaggagcaGGGGCGCAGGGTGGCAGAGAAGATGATCCGAGCCCTGCTGCTGGGTGCCCTGGTCAAGGTCTGGCTGCTGCTCACCAGACACCAGCCTGAGGCCCAAGTTGGTCCTGAGTGA